The following nucleotide sequence is from Pasteurella multocida.
TAATCTTTTTACCTCTCCATTTTTAAGGCAGGCAAGTTTCCTGCCTTTTTCCGTTTTTTATTTTTAGATGACGAGGAGTTTTAGCGTGTCAACAAAAAATATCGATTATGATGATTTACAAGATATCGTCGCTTCAAGTGACACAGGAGGTCGTGATCCTGACGGTTTCCCGAAAAAATTAATTGCTGGTGTCGCGATCTTATGGTCACTTTTTCAACTGTATTATGCTTCTCCTGCGCCATTTTGGTTGCAAGAGTTTTTGCGTAGTATTGGGGTCAATATCAATGTCGTTTTCGATGATACAAAAGCCCGTTCTGTTCATCTTGCCTTTGCTTTATTTTTAGCTTATTTGTCTTACCCCGCCTTTAAATTTTCGCCGAAGCATCGTATCCCGTTAACAGATTGGATCTTTGCTACCGCGGGAGCGTTTTTAGGATCGTACTACTTGTTCTTTTATGACGGCTTAGTGACACGTTTTGGCGCCCCAAACTTACAAGATATTATTGCGGGTTGCATTGGCATTGTCTTATTACTTGAAGCGACACGCCGTAGCCTTGGTTTACCTCTAGTGATTATTGCGAGTATTTTTTTAACCTATAACTATTTTGGGCAATATTTACCAACAGATTGGATCATTAGTCATCGTACAGGTTCACTTTCTCATATTATTAATCAACAATGGATTACTACAGAAGGGGTGTTTGGTGTGGCATTAGGGGTGTCCACTAAATATGTGTTCCTGTTTGTTCTCTTTGGGGCGTTATTGGATAAAGCAGGTGCCGGAAATTACTTCATTAAAAGTGCGTTTGCTTATTTAGGGCATTTGCGTGGAGGTCCAGCAAAAGCTGCGGTGGTGGCATCTGGTTTAACCGGCTTAATTTCGGGTTCTTCTATTGCCAATGTGGTCACAACAGGTACATTCACCATTCCTATGATGAAACGCGTCGGTTTTTCCGCGGAGAAAGCGGGTGCGGTAGAAGTGGCCTCTTCAGTGAATGGGCAAATTATGCCGCCTGTTATGGGAGCTGCCGCCTTTTTAATGATTGAGTATGTCAACATGCCATATAGCCAGTTGATTACGCATGCTTTTTTACCAGCGGTGATTTCATATATTGCACTGGTTTATATTGTGCACCTTGAAGCCTGTAAGATGAATTTACAAGGATTACCACGTACGGATGAACCAAAACCTTTTTTAAACACCTTACTTCGTGCATTAGGTACCTTTATTTTTCTTTGTGTGCTGTATTTTGCGGTTGAGTTTGGGCTAGGCTGGTTAAAAGTCGTCACGCCACATTATGCATTCAGTATTGTGATTGCCTTACTGGCTGTCATTTATCTTTTATTATTGCGCCGTGTCGCGACATTCCCAGATCTTGAAATTGATGATCCGCATTCACCTGTGGTGAAATTGCCGTCTGTTAGACCAACGATTAATGCGGGCTTACATTTCTTATTACCTGTGATTATTTTGATCTGGTGTTTAATGGTAGAGCGCTTATCTCCGGGCTTATCGGCATTCTGGGGCGCCTTATTCCTTATTGTGATTTTATTAACACAACGCCCATTATTAGCCTATTTCAGAAAACAGACTACTTTCCGTCGAGAGTTTAAACTCGGTTGGAACGATTTGGTGGAGGGACTCGAAGCCGGTGCCAGAAATATGATCGGAATCGGGATCGCTACTGCAACGGCAGGGATTATTGTTGGAGTAGTGTCACTAACTGGTTTTGGTGTGCAGCTTGCAACGATTATTGAAACGCTTTCAATGGGTAACATTTTCTTAATGTTATTATTGGTCGCTGGTTTTAGTTTGATTCTGGGGATGGGCTTGCCAACCACAGCAAACTACATTGTGGTGTCTTCTTTAATGGCAGTCGTGATTATTGAGGTTGGACGCCAAAATGGCTTCATTGTGCCGTTAATTGCGGTGCATTTGTTTGTGTTCTATTTTGGTATTATGGCAGATGTCACGCCGCCTGTTGGTTTAGCTTCCTTTGCTGCATCGGCAGTATCAGGGGGAGATCCGATTAAAACGGGATTAACGGCTTTCTCTTATAGTTTACGTACTGCTATTTTACCGTTCTTGTTTATTTTTAATACTGACTTACTGTTAATTGATGTGAGTTTCTCGAAAGGCATTCTCGTCTTTATTACAGCCACGATTGGTATTCTCGCCTTTACAGCAGGGGCCGTCGGCTATTTCTTCCGTCGTAATAAATTATGGGAAAGCCTCGCTTTGTTTGTATTGGCTTTTGCTTTATTCCGTCCTGGTTTCTTCATGGAACATATTTCACCAACACAGCGTTATTTTGAACCAGCACAATTAACGCAAGAAGTACAACAAGCTTCGGTGGGTGATAATTTGACAATTAAAGTGTCGGGCTTAAATCCTTACGGCAAGCAAATTGAATTCTATGCGCAATTGCCAATTGCAGAAGGACAAAGCGGTGAGGAACGTTTACAAAAAATGGGCTTGACCTTATTTGAACAAGAAAAACCAGAAGGCAAACAATTACTGATTGATGCTGTGGAGATTGATTCAATTGCAGCAAAAGTAGGATTGAATTGGGATCAAGTGGTGTTAGAAGGTTCAGTACCTGTCAAAGATGCCCTTGCCAAAGAATGGTTATTTATTCCAACATTACTGTTATTGTTCATGTTAGCAATTTATCAACGTCGTCGTCAGCCAGCGTAAGGAAAAACTATGTTTAAGAAAATTTTAATTACTGCGGATTTAGGTCATTTAGAAGATGCAGAAAAGGCGGTGAAAACCGCCCTAGAAATGACACAAAATAATCCTGATACGGTGTATCGTGTGATGAGTGTGGTGCCACCTTTTGGTAGCAGTTTTGTGTCCTCTTTTTTGCCGAAAAACTTCGATCAAGATGTTCTGAGTGAAGCCAATAAAGCCTTACACGCGTTTACTAAAAAGCATTTTCCTGAAGGGGCGAAAGTCCAACATATTTTAGCGCACGGTCCTGTTTATGAGGAAATTATTCGGATTGCGAAAGAAAAAAATATTGATCTGATTATTATGATGGCAGTACGCGATAATAAAGAAGGATTGAGCTCGAATACTGTCAAAGTTGCGCGTTATAGTGACAAACCGGTGTTGATCTTACGCTAACGAGCCCTCAAAAGAAAATAGCTTGTTGAAAAACAAGCTATTTTTTTCTCAAAAGTGCGGTCTTTTTTTTGCTATTTGACTAATTCATAGCAAGGCACATAATCATTTCCGTCAGGTAATTTCATGCGATGTTGAACAATAAAATCTTGTAAAACCTGATCGATTTTATCCAAGAGTTCTGCATCCCCATGTAATTTAAATACCCCGTATTCTTCAATCGCATCTTGTGTTTCTGGTTTGATATTGCCTGCCACGATACCTGAGAAGGCGCGGCGTAAATTGGCGATCAGACCCAGTGTAGATTGATTACGGTGGAGATCAAGATTTGCCATATTTTCATGGGTAGGAATAAATGGTTGTTGGAAATCCGTTGGAATTTTCAGTGACCAATTAAAGCCATAAGCATCGCCGGTTTGATAGCGTTCCATTTTGACGTCATGCATCGTTTGGCTCATTTTTCTTGCCACTTTTACAGGGTCATCGATAATGATGTCATATAATGCTTGAGCTTCTTTACCTAATGTATCACCAATAAAGCGGTCAATCGTCGCGAAATAATCCGCACTTTCTTTTGGTCCCGTTAAAATTAAAGGTAATGTTTTGCCTTTATTTTCTTCTGCTAATTTGATGCCAAGAATATAAAGTAATTCCTCAAAAGTACCCGGTCCCCCTGGGAAAATCACAATGCCATGTCCCATACGCACGAATGCTTCAAGACGTTTTTCAATATCAGGCATAATAATTAATTCATTAACGATCGGATTAGGTGGCTCGGAAGCAATAATTGATGGCTCTGTAATCCCGATAAATCGGCTATGCTTATAGCGTTGGTTCGCATGACCAATTGCTGCCCCTTTCATCGGGGCTTCCATGACACCTGGTCCACAACCAGTGATAATATTCAATTCACGATGACCCAGTTCGGTGCCTACCGTACGACAATATTGATATTCCACTTGATTAATCGAATGCCCTCCCCAACACACGACAAGATTTGGATGTTCACCAATCGGTAAGGCTTTAGCGTTACGCAAGATAGCAAACACCAAATTTGTGATGTGTTTACTGTCTTGAATATTGTCAGGGTTTAAACGTTGGCTCATCACATTGACAAATAAAATGTCACGCAGTACAGCAAACAAATGATATTGAATACTTCGAATAATGCGATCATCAACAAATGCTTCTTTGGGAGGATTATGTAGCTCAAGGGAAACACCACGTTCTCTTGCCACCAGATGAATATCAAAATCAGGGTATTTATTGAGCAATGCACGGCTATCATCCGTCACGGCA
It contains:
- a CDS encoding TRAP transporter permease, with the protein product MTRSFSVSTKNIDYDDLQDIVASSDTGGRDPDGFPKKLIAGVAILWSLFQLYYASPAPFWLQEFLRSIGVNINVVFDDTKARSVHLAFALFLAYLSYPAFKFSPKHRIPLTDWIFATAGAFLGSYYLFFYDGLVTRFGAPNLQDIIAGCIGIVLLLEATRRSLGLPLVIIASIFLTYNYFGQYLPTDWIISHRTGSLSHIINQQWITTEGVFGVALGVSTKYVFLFVLFGALLDKAGAGNYFIKSAFAYLGHLRGGPAKAAVVASGLTGLISGSSIANVVTTGTFTIPMMKRVGFSAEKAGAVEVASSVNGQIMPPVMGAAAFLMIEYVNMPYSQLITHAFLPAVISYIALVYIVHLEACKMNLQGLPRTDEPKPFLNTLLRALGTFIFLCVLYFAVEFGLGWLKVVTPHYAFSIVIALLAVIYLLLLRRVATFPDLEIDDPHSPVVKLPSVRPTINAGLHFLLPVIILIWCLMVERLSPGLSAFWGALFLIVILLTQRPLLAYFRKQTTFRREFKLGWNDLVEGLEAGARNMIGIGIATATAGIIVGVVSLTGFGVQLATIIETLSMGNIFLMLLLVAGFSLILGMGLPTTANYIVVSSLMAVVIIEVGRQNGFIVPLIAVHLFVFYFGIMADVTPPVGLASFAASAVSGGDPIKTGLTAFSYSLRTAILPFLFIFNTDLLLIDVSFSKGILVFITATIGILAFTAGAVGYFFRRNKLWESLALFVLAFALFRPGFFMEHISPTQRYFEPAQLTQEVQQASVGDNLTIKVSGLNPYGKQIEFYAQLPIAEGQSGEERLQKMGLTLFEQEKPEGKQLLIDAVEIDSIAAKVGLNWDQVVLEGSVPVKDALAKEWLFIPTLLLLFMLAIYQRRRQPA
- a CDS encoding universal stress protein; this encodes MFKKILITADLGHLEDAEKAVKTALEMTQNNPDTVYRVMSVVPPFGSSFVSSFLPKNFDQDVLSEANKALHAFTKKHFPEGAKVQHILAHGPVYEEIIRIAKEKNIDLIIMMAVRDNKEGLSSNTVKVARYSDKPVLILR
- the ppnN gene encoding nucleotide 5'-monophosphate nucleosidase PpnN, which encodes MDKNIYYVNPRGSMDQLSHLEVELLTKKAKSQLYTLYRNCSLAVLNSGAVTDDSRALLNKYPDFDIHLVARERGVSLELHNPPKEAFVDDRIIRSIQYHLFAVLRDILFVNVMSQRLNPDNIQDSKHITNLVFAILRNAKALPIGEHPNLVVCWGGHSINQVEYQYCRTVGTELGHRELNIITGCGPGVMEAPMKGAAIGHANQRYKHSRFIGITEPSIIASEPPNPIVNELIIMPDIEKRLEAFVRMGHGIVIFPGGPGTFEELLYILGIKLAEENKGKTLPLILTGPKESADYFATIDRFIGDTLGKEAQALYDIIIDDPVKVARKMSQTMHDVKMERYQTGDAYGFNWSLKIPTDFQQPFIPTHENMANLDLHRNQSTLGLIANLRRAFSGIVAGNIKPETQDAIEEYGVFKLHGDAELLDKIDQVLQDFIVQHRMKLPDGNDYVPCYELVK